The following proteins are encoded in a genomic region of Cyclonatronum proteinivorum:
- a CDS encoding CCA tRNA nucleotidyltransferase, with translation MKLTQEQEHIFTVIAEAGVRCNQPVYVIGGFVRDYYLKRRDAQKEADIDFVTVGSGIDLALETARLLNTRQVSVFRNFGTAHIRYGNFDLEFVGARRESYDRSSRKPFVENGSLQDDQKRRDFTINAMSWSLSKGNWLDLIDPFGGMKDLEAGIIRTPLEPAQTYSDDPLRMMRAVRFAAQLQFHIEQESYDAITAMARRLEIISKERILEELNKIILAPVPSRGFKLLFHTGLLGQFSPEMIALHGVKEVDGVRHKDNFWHTLQVLDNISEHTDSLWLRWAAIMHDIGKPPTQRFSKEHGWTFHGHDAVGAAMTKRIFRRLGLPMDERLRYVQKLVRLHLRPIALANNEVSDSAVRRLIFEAGNDIDDLMTLCRADITSKNDEKVQRYLRNFDHVEELVKIVEEKDQLRNFQPPVDGLEIMEKLGLKPGPAVGEIKDAITNAILDGEIPNEREAALAFMYKTARQQEGP, from the coding sequence ATCAAACTAACGCAGGAGCAGGAACATATTTTCACCGTAATCGCAGAAGCCGGCGTACGCTGCAATCAGCCGGTTTATGTGATAGGCGGCTTTGTACGCGACTACTACTTAAAACGCCGGGACGCTCAGAAAGAAGCCGACATTGATTTCGTGACGGTAGGTTCCGGCATTGATCTGGCACTGGAAACAGCCCGCCTCCTCAACACCCGGCAGGTCAGCGTATTCCGCAACTTCGGAACGGCGCATATACGGTACGGCAATTTCGATCTCGAATTTGTGGGCGCGCGGCGCGAAAGCTACGACCGCAGCTCGCGAAAACCGTTCGTTGAAAACGGCAGCCTGCAGGATGATCAGAAGCGCAGGGATTTTACCATCAACGCCATGAGCTGGTCGCTCAGCAAAGGAAACTGGCTCGATCTGATCGATCCGTTTGGCGGGATGAAAGATCTGGAAGCCGGTATCATCCGCACCCCCCTTGAGCCGGCACAAACGTACAGCGATGATCCGCTGCGCATGATGCGCGCGGTGCGCTTTGCCGCGCAGCTACAGTTTCACATCGAACAGGAGAGCTACGACGCCATCACCGCAATGGCCAGGCGGCTGGAAATCATCTCCAAAGAGCGCATTCTCGAAGAGCTGAACAAAATCATTCTCGCTCCTGTCCCCTCCCGCGGTTTCAAGCTCTTATTCCATACCGGCTTGCTCGGGCAGTTTTCCCCCGAGATGATCGCCCTGCACGGGGTGAAGGAAGTGGACGGCGTTCGCCACAAAGACAATTTCTGGCACACGCTGCAGGTGCTCGATAATATTTCGGAGCATACCGACAGCCTTTGGCTGCGCTGGGCGGCCATCATGCACGACATCGGCAAACCGCCTACACAGCGCTTCTCCAAAGAACACGGCTGGACCTTCCACGGGCACGATGCCGTTGGCGCAGCCATGACCAAGCGGATATTCCGCCGGCTCGGGCTGCCGATGGATGAGCGCCTCCGCTACGTGCAGAAACTTGTGCGCCTGCACCTGCGACCGATCGCGCTGGCCAACAACGAAGTCAGCGACAGTGCGGTTCGTCGCCTGATTTTTGAAGCCGGCAACGACATTGACGACTTGATGACCCTCTGCCGGGCCGACATCACGAGCAAAAACGATGAAAAAGTACAGCGCTACCTCCGCAACTTCGATCATGTGGAAGAGCTGGTAAAAATAGTAGAAGAAAAAGATCAGCTGCGGAATTTTCAGCCGCCGGTTGACGGCCTCGAAATCATGGAAAAACTGGGGCTCAAACCGGGGCCGGCGGTCGGAGAAATCAAAGACGCCATCACCAATGCCATCCTCGACGGGGAAATCCCCAACGAACGCGAAGCCGCACTGGCTTTCATGTACAAAACTGCCCGTCAGCAAGAAGGTCCGTAA
- the parS gene encoding type II RES/Xre toxin-antitoxin system antitoxin has product MSDPKHINILEDTAVPYLSDKTSRKFLSMARNGLTISELNQLMESAPLTLSDWAHILCISERSLQRYQKSGHRFPVPESEKLLRIGQLFNKGRTVFGSDEKFFGWLKDRSAALGGESPLSLLDSIFGLDMVLDELMRIEHGVFA; this is encoded by the coding sequence ATGAGCGATCCCAAACACATCAACATCCTCGAAGATACCGCTGTACCCTATCTCAGCGATAAAACGTCCCGCAAATTTTTGAGCATGGCACGAAACGGCCTCACCATCAGTGAGCTCAATCAGCTCATGGAGTCCGCACCCCTCACCCTCAGCGATTGGGCGCACATCCTGTGCATCTCCGAGCGAAGCCTGCAGCGCTATCAGAAAAGTGGTCACCGCTTTCCCGTGCCCGAATCCGAGAAATTACTGCGCATCGGGCAGCTCTTCAACAAGGGCCGCACGGTATTCGGCAGCGATGAGAAGTTCTTCGGCTGGCTCAAAGACCGCTCAGCAGCGCTCGGTGGCGAAAGTCCGCTCAGTCTCTTAGACAGCATTTTCGGCCTCGATATGGTGCTCGATGAGCTTATGCGCATCGAACACGGCGTATTCGCATAA
- a CDS encoding glycogen/starch/alpha-glucan phosphorylase, which yields MSTTTSKKLNVKTGMDTESIKADILSHLRYSLATDIETANKKEFYKSVVLSVMDRLHDSWLNTQKEYREKKTKKIYYISMEFLIGRLLDNALVNLNLEQEFRDACKDLGYDYEEIRDIENDAALGNGGLGRLAACFLDSMATLGLAGFGYGIKYDYGIFKQKIHDGYQIERPDDWLRFGTPWATTRPSVMYPVRFYGRSVPYTDEDGHLRFKWENTQHVYALANDIPMPGFRNGVVNNLRLWKATSPKSLDLTSFNQGEYINAVRDIELHENISRVLYPNDKIFVGQELRLKQEYFLVSSTLQDILREYKQQHDDLRDLPKYVAIQCNDTHPNLAVPDLMRILMDEEGFDWETSWDITVKTLSYTNHTVLPEALEKWPVSMLRNLLPRHLQIIYEINKRFINKVHEHFGDDVNRVRRMSIISEGEQPSVQMANLGIVGTHKVNGVAALHTDLIKKTIFRDFFEMYPERFTNKTNGITPRRWLKQCNKPLADLITSEIGDSWITHLSDLRKLDDKVNDKKFMKKYSDIKQQNKERLAAYVKENYGFELNTKAIFDIQIKRIHEYKRQLMLAIYAAAQYNYIKANPDAPVVPRTIIFAGKAAPGYAMAKMFIKLINSISDKINNDPDMEGKLQCFFLDNYSVTLAEQLIPAADVSEQISTAGMEASGTGNMKFALNGAVTIGTLDGANVEIKEEVGDENIIIFGLTVEGVEELRRSGYSSWEYYNADKALKQVIDQIRDGFFEPDHPSLFHTITNSLLDGNDYFLVLADYPAYAEAQKEVDALYSKPDEWFKVALYNTARVGKFSSDRTISDYATDIWGCEDQLNKGREYQGS from the coding sequence ATGAGCACAACGACAAGCAAAAAGCTTAACGTCAAGACCGGTATGGACACCGAGTCGATAAAGGCAGATATTCTGAGCCATTTGCGCTACAGTCTGGCTACTGATATTGAGACGGCCAACAAAAAAGAGTTTTACAAAAGCGTAGTTCTTTCCGTAATGGACCGCCTGCATGATAGCTGGCTGAACACCCAAAAAGAGTACCGGGAAAAGAAGACCAAGAAAATTTACTACATTTCGATGGAGTTTCTCATCGGCCGTCTTCTCGACAATGCGCTGGTGAACCTCAATCTCGAACAGGAATTCCGCGACGCCTGTAAAGATCTGGGCTACGACTACGAAGAAATCAGAGATATTGAAAATGACGCCGCGCTCGGCAACGGCGGCCTCGGACGCCTCGCAGCCTGTTTCCTCGATTCCATGGCGACGCTTGGTCTGGCCGGCTTCGGGTACGGAATTAAGTACGACTACGGTATCTTCAAGCAAAAAATTCACGACGGCTATCAGATTGAGCGCCCGGACGACTGGCTTCGCTTCGGTACGCCCTGGGCCACAACCCGCCCGAGTGTGATGTACCCCGTCCGTTTTTACGGCCGCTCCGTGCCTTACACCGATGAAGACGGTCATCTGCGCTTCAAATGGGAAAACACGCAGCACGTGTACGCCCTGGCCAACGACATCCCCATGCCGGGCTTCCGCAACGGCGTGGTAAACAACCTCCGCCTCTGGAAAGCCACCTCGCCAAAATCGCTTGACCTCACAAGCTTCAATCAGGGTGAATACATCAACGCGGTGCGCGATATTGAGCTGCACGAAAACATCAGCCGCGTACTCTACCCGAACGACAAAATCTTTGTGGGTCAGGAACTGCGTCTCAAGCAGGAATACTTCCTGGTATCATCCACCCTGCAGGATATCCTGCGCGAGTACAAGCAGCAGCACGACGACCTCCGCGACCTGCCCAAGTACGTCGCCATTCAGTGTAACGACACGCACCCGAACCTCGCAGTGCCTGATCTCATGCGCATTCTCATGGATGAAGAAGGCTTCGATTGGGAAACTTCCTGGGATATCACGGTCAAAACGCTTTCCTACACCAACCACACCGTACTGCCCGAAGCCCTCGAAAAATGGCCGGTTTCCATGCTGCGCAACCTCCTGCCGCGTCACCTGCAAATCATCTATGAAATCAACAAGCGCTTCATCAACAAAGTGCATGAGCATTTCGGCGATGACGTCAACCGCGTACGCCGCATGAGCATCATCAGCGAAGGCGAGCAGCCTTCTGTACAGATGGCCAACCTCGGTATCGTAGGCACGCACAAAGTAAACGGCGTTGCGGCCCTGCACACCGATCTCATCAAGAAAACCATCTTCCGCGATTTCTTCGAGATGTACCCCGAGCGCTTCACCAACAAAACCAACGGCATCACCCCGCGCCGCTGGCTGAAGCAGTGCAACAAGCCGCTCGCTGACCTTATCACCTCAGAAATCGGTGATTCATGGATCACGCACCTCAGCGACCTTCGCAAGCTCGACGACAAAGTGAACGACAAAAAGTTCATGAAGAAATACAGCGACATCAAGCAGCAAAACAAAGAACGGCTTGCGGCTTATGTGAAAGAAAACTATGGTTTTGAGCTCAACACCAAGGCCATCTTCGATATTCAGATCAAGCGGATTCACGAGTACAAGCGTCAGCTCATGCTGGCCATTTACGCCGCAGCGCAGTACAACTACATCAAAGCCAATCCGGACGCGCCCGTAGTGCCGCGCACGATTATCTTTGCCGGAAAAGCTGCACCGGGCTACGCGATGGCCAAAATGTTCATCAAGCTCATCAACAGCATTTCGGATAAAATCAACAACGACCCGGATATGGAAGGCAAGCTGCAGTGCTTCTTCCTCGACAACTACTCCGTTACCCTCGCCGAGCAGCTCATTCCTGCCGCAGATGTTTCCGAGCAGATTTCAACAGCCGGTATGGAAGCGTCCGGAACGGGCAACATGAAGTTCGCCCTCAACGGCGCCGTTACCATCGGTACCCTCGACGGAGCAAATGTGGAGATCAAGGAAGAAGTGGGCGATGAGAACATCATCATCTTCGGCCTCACCGTCGAAGGCGTGGAAGAACTGCGCCGCAGCGGCTACTCCTCCTGGGAGTACTACAATGCCGATAAAGCGCTCAAGCAGGTGATAGATCAGATCCGCGACGGCTTCTTCGAGCCGGATCACCCGTCCCTGTTCCACACCATCACCAATTCGCTCCTCGACGGCAACGACTACTTCCTCGTCCTGGCCGACTACCCGGCCTATGCCGAAGCGCAAAAAGAAGTCGACGCCCTCTACAGCAAGCCGGATGAGTGGTTCAAAGTCGCGCTGTACAACACCGCGCGCGTGGGCAAGTTCTCCTCCGACCGCACCATCTCTGACTACGCAACCGACATCTGGGGCTGCGAAGATCAGCTCAACAAAGGCCGCGAATATCAGGGCTCATAA
- the fahA gene encoding fumarylacetoacetase encodes MPTYDATTDPALKAFFDIPAESHFPIQNLPFGVFRPAARREPRIGVAIGEYVLDLKVLQTLGFFDGPKLRNQDVFEERWLNDFMDLGKAARVEARQVISDLLSGKDARLKDDTDLQKRALVPMKDVVMELPVQIGDYTDFYSSREHATNVGTMFRGKDNALQPNWLHLPVGYHGRSSSVVISGTPLHRPMGQTKADDAAAPSFGPSRLVDFELEMGFFVSGGNALGKRLSMAEAEDHIFGLALVNDWSARDIQKWEYVPLGPFLAKNFGTSISPWIITLEALEPFRVAGPAQTDPEVLDYLKPVRKDQTYDLRLEVAIQGEKMDEAHTVCVSNFKYLYWSMAQQLVHHAATGCNMRTGDLLASGTISGPTEDSYGSMLELSWRGSKPLAFPNGETRKFLQDGDTVIMTGWAQGNGYRVGFGSCEGKLLPVSE; translated from the coding sequence ATGCCAACTTACGACGCAACGACTGACCCCGCTCTCAAAGCCTTTTTTGACATCCCGGCAGAATCTCATTTCCCCATCCAAAACCTGCCCTTCGGCGTTTTTCGCCCGGCTGCCCGACGTGAGCCCCGAATCGGTGTCGCCATTGGTGAGTATGTGCTCGACCTGAAGGTGCTGCAGACCCTGGGCTTTTTTGACGGGCCGAAGCTTCGCAATCAGGATGTTTTTGAAGAGCGCTGGCTCAACGATTTTATGGATTTGGGGAAAGCCGCCCGTGTTGAAGCGCGTCAGGTGATCAGCGATTTACTCTCCGGTAAGGACGCCCGCCTTAAGGACGATACCGATCTGCAGAAGCGGGCGCTGGTTCCGATGAAAGATGTGGTGATGGAGCTGCCGGTGCAAATCGGGGATTACACCGATTTCTACTCTTCCCGCGAGCACGCGACCAATGTGGGCACCATGTTCCGCGGCAAAGACAACGCCCTTCAGCCGAACTGGCTGCACCTGCCCGTTGGCTATCACGGTCGCAGTAGCTCGGTTGTGATCAGCGGAACGCCCCTGCACCGCCCGATGGGGCAAACCAAGGCTGATGATGCGGCTGCGCCTTCTTTTGGACCGAGCCGTCTGGTGGATTTCGAGCTGGAGATGGGCTTTTTCGTGAGCGGCGGCAACGCGCTTGGGAAGCGTCTCAGCATGGCTGAAGCCGAAGATCACATCTTCGGGCTGGCGCTGGTGAACGACTGGAGCGCGCGCGATATACAGAAGTGGGAGTACGTGCCCCTTGGGCCTTTCCTGGCCAAAAACTTCGGCACGTCCATTTCGCCCTGGATCATCACCCTGGAAGCGCTGGAGCCGTTTCGGGTGGCGGGTCCGGCACAAACGGATCCGGAAGTGCTGGACTACCTGAAGCCTGTCCGCAAGGATCAGACGTACGATCTGCGGCTTGAAGTTGCGATTCAGGGCGAGAAAATGGATGAAGCGCACACGGTTTGTGTCTCCAATTTCAAGTATCTGTACTGGAGCATGGCGCAGCAACTCGTTCATCATGCGGCTACCGGCTGCAACATGCGGACTGGTGACCTGCTGGCTTCGGGTACGATCAGCGGACCGACTGAGGACAGCTACGGTTCCATGCTGGAGCTGAGCTGGCGCGGAAGCAAGCCGCTGGCTTTCCCGAACGGCGAGACGCGCAAGTTCCTGCAGGATGGCGACACCGTGATCATGACCGGCTGGGCGCAAGGCAACGGCTACCGCGTCGGTTTCGGGAGCTGCGAAGGGAAGCTGCTGCCGGTGTCCGAATAG
- the ispE gene encoding 4-(cytidine 5'-diphospho)-2-C-methyl-D-erythritol kinase: MSDIFVARSYAKINLGLFIRERLPNGYHDIETGFAFIDMSDRLEVRRAEQTRIRCNDPGVPTGKDNLIVKAITAFHQRYGTSGYFDISLQKTIPAGAGLGGGSSNAAVMLRLLSRIYELDIPLNELAELGAALGADVPVFVRAQTAIGTGTGTALSFVDFQPDFHIVTVWPGIHSNTAEAYGLCEPGGPPEIPLSEILTEYEPDEWNYLLRNDLEPGVISRYHHVGNIKDQFYDMGALYAAMSGSGSAVFGIFEQELTATDSYKYFLQLQYRANLTPPGFRPKHGVYLKA; the protein is encoded by the coding sequence ATGTCAGACATTTTTGTAGCCCGCTCCTATGCGAAAATCAATTTAGGGCTTTTCATCCGGGAGCGCCTGCCCAACGGCTACCATGATATCGAAACCGGCTTTGCCTTCATTGACATGAGCGACCGGCTTGAAGTGCGCAGGGCCGAACAAACCCGTATCCGCTGCAACGACCCCGGGGTGCCGACCGGCAAGGATAACCTGATCGTGAAAGCCATCACAGCCTTTCACCAACGCTACGGGACTTCCGGCTACTTCGACATCAGCCTGCAAAAAACCATCCCGGCGGGGGCGGGACTGGGCGGGGGCAGCAGCAACGCAGCCGTCATGCTCCGCCTGTTGAGCCGCATATATGAACTTGATATCCCCCTGAACGAACTCGCCGAACTCGGCGCAGCGCTGGGCGCAGATGTGCCCGTTTTCGTGCGCGCACAAACCGCCATCGGCACCGGTACCGGCACAGCGCTCAGCTTCGTCGATTTTCAGCCCGACTTCCATATTGTAACCGTTTGGCCGGGCATTCACAGCAACACGGCAGAAGCCTACGGCCTGTGCGAACCCGGCGGACCTCCCGAAATACCGCTGTCCGAAATTCTGACTGAATACGAGCCGGATGAATGGAACTACCTGTTGCGCAACGATCTCGAACCGGGTGTCATCAGCCGGTATCACCATGTCGGCAACATCAAGGATCAGTTCTATGATATGGGTGCCCTCTATGCCGCCATGAGCGGCAGCGGCAGCGCGGTATTCGGGATTTTTGAACAGGAACTCACCGCAACCGACAGCTACAAGTACTTCCTTCAGCTTCAGTACCGCGCCAACCTCACCCCGCCGGGCTTCCGCCCGAAACACGGTGTATATCTGAAAGCTTGA
- a CDS encoding alpha/beta fold hydrolase, translating to MKTFFADIDGFYTEIIDYHPERSAGQLVIALHGFGGNARTFRRLKGLLPETYRLWGLSLPWHGRTETDAVREKMSLEGYARGLAALLDEQGISRIILLCHSFGSRIGALFASLYPARTQHLVLIAPGGYYPPEDYMFRFLGSFPMRRLIRNDLFLAPFVKFLIPTLPREKKAATYNALRHIGWSFPSISLKARGELHRLRAYPGKTLLIIGDRDRLMKASYAPKIARWYQACTVEIMPGIGHLPMAEKPDALCALLVRHWA from the coding sequence ATGAAAACTTTTTTTGCCGACATTGACGGATTCTATACGGAGATCATTGATTATCATCCGGAGCGGAGTGCGGGGCAGCTTGTGATCGCTTTGCACGGTTTCGGAGGGAATGCCCGCACGTTTCGCCGGTTAAAGGGACTCTTGCCGGAAACCTATCGTTTGTGGGGCCTGTCGCTGCCGTGGCACGGACGTACGGAGACGGATGCAGTACGCGAGAAGATGTCGCTCGAAGGCTACGCCCGTGGTCTTGCTGCATTGCTCGACGAACAAGGTATCAGCCGGATCATCCTGCTTTGTCACTCCTTCGGCTCGCGAATCGGTGCGCTGTTTGCCAGTCTGTACCCGGCGCGCACGCAGCATTTGGTGCTGATCGCGCCCGGTGGCTATTATCCGCCGGAAGATTATATGTTCCGTTTTTTGGGCTCATTCCCTATGCGACGGCTCATCCGAAACGACCTTTTTCTTGCGCCTTTTGTGAAGTTTTTGATTCCAACCCTGCCCCGCGAGAAGAAAGCGGCGACCTATAATGCGCTGCGTCACATCGGCTGGTCGTTTCCGAGTATCAGCCTGAAGGCCCGCGGTGAGCTGCACCGGCTGCGCGCGTACCCCGGCAAAACCCTGCTCATCATCGGGGACCGCGACCGGCTGATGAAAGCTTCCTACGCCCCCAAAATTGCGCGCTGGTATCAGGCCTGCACTGTAGAAATTATGCCTGGTATCGGTCATTTGCCCATGGCCGAAAAGCCGGATGCGCTGTGCGCGTTGTTGGTACGGCACTGGGCGTAG